A single region of the Lacipirellulaceae bacterium genome encodes:
- a CDS encoding elongation factor G — protein sequence MVRNVADLRNVAVCGHGSSGKTSLVDTLLVRSGAVKGNPSVDAGTSICDFDEEEKHHHHSVEATLAHFDHAGKHINVIDTPGYPELVGQMIGSLRAVETALIVVDAHAGVKVNTRRAWYEAEQAGCGRILVLTKLDADNINFEELVANLREVFGPTCIPLNVPVGVSSDLKGVVSTLAPPDDTSGALLEVQPIHESLVESIIEVDEAAMERYFEGIAPTKEELQSLLVKDVAERTLTPIFCVSTKQDVGVTELMDALASFAPSPDLFPRHGHRGEEDITLLADPDAPLAAQVFKTRIDPFVQKLSFVRIYSGTLRKDMTTEDLTSHKKLKVAQLLDVQASETHPIEGNGSQEVGPGEIVALAKCEDLHTGDSIGEVELPDLKFPEPMIGLAVAPKSRGDEAKLSGALHKITEEDSTIHLEHDPETHEMVLTGMSELHLTLIQERLHRRDHVDIETHEPKIPYRETIQANAEGSYRHKKQSGGAGQFAEVHIRMFPLPEGAEVEEFATKERFPHLKNTHYDEQNHFLWIDSVVGGSIPGNFMPAIEKGFHERMKQGVVAGFPIQNVCVEVHYGKDHPVDSNETAFKTAASKVFAQVFKEARPAMLEPVVNLHVTVPEDNVGDVSSDLSGRRGQMVGMEQNGGGMTTVEAKAPLAEVATYARTLSSMTGGQGSYTMEFSHYEVVPGNVQQEILKRANGSDEEE from the coding sequence ATGGTTAGAAATGTCGCCGATCTTCGCAATGTCGCCGTCTGCGGTCACGGCAGTTCCGGGAAAACCTCGCTGGTCGACACTTTGCTCGTCCGCAGCGGGGCGGTAAAAGGGAATCCCAGTGTTGATGCCGGCACCAGCATTTGCGACTTTGACGAAGAAGAGAAGCATCACCATCATTCGGTCGAAGCCACCCTCGCCCACTTCGACCACGCAGGCAAACACATCAACGTTATCGACACGCCGGGCTATCCGGAACTCGTCGGGCAAATGATCGGCTCACTGCGAGCTGTCGAAACCGCCCTGATCGTCGTCGACGCCCACGCAGGCGTCAAAGTCAACACGCGTCGCGCCTGGTATGAAGCAGAACAAGCAGGCTGCGGACGCATTCTCGTTCTCACGAAACTCGATGCTGACAATATCAACTTCGAGGAATTGGTCGCCAACCTGCGCGAAGTCTTCGGACCCACCTGCATTCCATTGAATGTGCCAGTGGGCGTCAGCAGCGATCTCAAAGGCGTCGTCAGCACGCTCGCACCTCCGGATGATACCTCGGGGGCTCTCCTCGAAGTTCAACCGATCCACGAATCATTGGTCGAGTCGATCATCGAAGTCGACGAGGCCGCGATGGAGCGCTACTTCGAGGGGATCGCTCCCACGAAGGAAGAATTGCAAAGCCTCCTGGTCAAGGATGTGGCAGAGAGGACCCTCACACCCATCTTCTGCGTTTCCACGAAGCAAGATGTGGGCGTGACCGAACTCATGGACGCCTTGGCCTCCTTTGCACCGTCGCCCGACCTCTTCCCGCGTCACGGTCATCGCGGGGAAGAAGATATCACGCTGCTGGCCGACCCAGACGCACCGCTGGCAGCCCAAGTTTTTAAGACGCGCATCGACCCTTTTGTGCAAAAGCTGAGCTTTGTCCGCATCTATTCGGGCACGCTCAGAAAGGACATGACCACCGAGGACCTCACCTCGCACAAGAAGCTCAAGGTCGCTCAGTTGCTTGATGTCCAGGCGAGCGAGACGCATCCCATTGAAGGGAATGGCTCCCAAGAAGTCGGCCCCGGAGAGATTGTCGCCCTCGCCAAGTGCGAGGACTTACACACCGGTGACTCGATCGGCGAAGTTGAACTCCCTGATCTGAAGTTCCCCGAACCGATGATCGGCTTGGCCGTTGCTCCCAAGAGCCGCGGCGACGAGGCGAAGCTCTCCGGTGCGCTGCATAAGATCACCGAAGAGGATTCGACGATCCATCTCGAACACGATCCCGAAACCCACGAGATGGTCCTCACCGGAATGAGCGAGTTGCACCTGACGCTCATTCAAGAACGATTGCACCGGCGCGATCACGTGGATATCGAAACGCACGAGCCGAAGATCCCCTACCGCGAGACGATCCAGGCGAACGCTGAAGGGAGCTACCGCCACAAGAAGCAGTCCGGCGGGGCAGGGCAGTTTGCGGAAGTGCATATTCGCATGTTCCCGTTACCCGAGGGCGCGGAGGTCGAGGAGTTCGCCACCAAAGAGCGGTTCCCGCATCTCAAGAATACGCACTACGACGAACAGAACCACTTCCTCTGGATTGATTCGGTCGTGGGAGGCTCAATCCCCGGCAACTTTATGCCGGCCATCGAGAAGGGTTTTCACGAACGAATGAAGCAAGGCGTGGTGGCTGGATTTCCCATCCAAAACGTCTGCGTCGAAGTCCATTACGGCAAAGACCATCCGGTCGACAGCAACGAGACCGCTTTCAAAACGGCAGCGAGCAAAGTGTTCGCCCAAGTCTTTAAGGAAGCCCGTCCAGCGATGCTCGAGCCGGTCGTTAATCTGCATGTCACTGTGCCCGAAGACAATGTGGGGGATGTCTCAAGCGATCTCTCGGGGCGCCGTGGGCAAATGGTGGGCATGGAGCAAAACGGCGGCGGCATGACCACCGTTGAGGCGAAAGCTCCGCTCGCCGAAGTGGCGACTTACGCCCGCACGCTCTCCTCCATGACAGGCGGCCAAGGAAGCTACACGATGGAGTTCTCGCACTATGAAGTCGTGCCGGGGAACGTTCAGCAGGAGATCCTCAAACGCGCCAACGGGAGCGACGAAGAAGAGTAG
- the aroE gene encoding shikimate dehydrogenase yields the protein MNDQPRICVAIGRSRHKHMMAEHRHMAEQGARMVELRLDYVAGRVNMARLLAERPANCEVIITCRRKEDGGRWGGTEEARILLLREAIAEGVDYVDIEDDIAGQIPRFGATKRIVSYHNFRKTPEDLREKHDEMAKLDPDVVKIATMANSPHDNLRMLEMMQESSVPTIGMCMGDIGTPSRILAAKFGAPFTYATFNHERSLAPGQLSFKQMTQIYRYNRIGPDTAVYGVIADPVGHSLSPNVHNACFEDSGLDAVYVPFRVPADNLDQFVGDATRLGIKGLSVTIPHKEAIARHLTKVDPAVKSIAAVNTVAFDGSERVGYNTDYNAAMDCLEHNMGEIGTKPSPLNGKRVLILGAGGVARPIAFGLVKRGAKVTVASRTMKRAERLAKSFEIKPVEWENRHKGPQEVIINCTPVGMHPNVDETPLSKTFLKPSMVVFDTVYNPETTLLIKEARERNCITITGVEMFTRQAQLQYYLFTKQETSADLIRKVIKDAIGPIGRGG from the coding sequence GTGAACGACCAACCTAGAATCTGCGTGGCGATTGGCCGCAGTCGGCATAAACACATGATGGCCGAGCATCGGCACATGGCGGAACAGGGTGCCCGCATGGTTGAATTGCGGCTCGACTACGTTGCCGGTCGCGTGAATATGGCCCGCCTGCTGGCCGAACGCCCCGCCAACTGCGAGGTGATTATCACCTGTCGCCGCAAGGAGGATGGCGGTCGTTGGGGCGGCACCGAGGAAGCGCGGATTCTGCTGCTTCGTGAGGCGATTGCCGAAGGCGTCGACTACGTCGACATCGAAGATGACATCGCGGGGCAGATTCCCCGCTTTGGCGCGACAAAGCGAATTGTCAGCTATCACAACTTCCGCAAAACGCCTGAGGACTTGCGTGAGAAGCACGACGAAATGGCGAAGCTCGACCCGGACGTCGTAAAGATCGCCACGATGGCCAACTCTCCGCACGACAATCTGCGGATGCTGGAGATGATGCAGGAGAGCTCCGTGCCAACCATTGGTATGTGCATGGGCGACATTGGGACGCCCTCGCGTATTCTCGCGGCAAAGTTCGGAGCGCCTTTCACCTACGCGACGTTTAACCACGAACGCTCGTTAGCACCTGGGCAATTAAGCTTCAAGCAGATGACCCAGATCTATCGCTACAACCGCATCGGCCCTGACACTGCTGTCTATGGTGTGATCGCTGATCCCGTGGGCCATAGCCTAAGCCCCAACGTGCACAACGCTTGCTTTGAAGATAGCGGACTCGATGCCGTCTACGTACCATTCCGGGTCCCGGCGGACAATCTCGACCAGTTTGTCGGCGATGCGACACGGTTGGGCATCAAAGGTTTGAGCGTGACCATTCCGCACAAGGAAGCGATCGCCCGCCACCTCACCAAAGTCGATCCGGCGGTGAAGAGCATTGCCGCAGTGAACACGGTCGCTTTCGATGGCTCCGAACGTGTCGGCTACAACACCGACTACAACGCCGCAATGGATTGCCTGGAACACAACATGGGTGAGATCGGTACGAAGCCGAGCCCACTCAACGGCAAACGGGTACTCATCCTCGGTGCGGGCGGCGTGGCTCGCCCGATTGCCTTCGGCTTGGTGAAACGCGGCGCAAAAGTGACGGTCGCTTCGAGGACCATGAAACGAGCCGAACGCCTCGCGAAGTCGTTCGAAATCAAGCCTGTCGAGTGGGAGAACCGCCACAAGGGTCCTCAGGAAGTGATCATCAATTGCACGCCTGTTGGGATGCACCCTAACGTTGACGAAACACCGCTAAGCAAGACCTTCCTCAAACCTTCGATGGTCGTCTTCGACACAGTCTACAACCCGGAGACGACGCTCCTGATCAAAGAAGCCCGCGAGCGGAACTGCATCACGATCACCGGTGTCGAGATGTTCACGCGTCAGGCGCAATTGCAATATTATTTGTTTACCAAGCAGGAAACCTCCGCCGACTTGATTCGCAAAGTGATTAAGGATGCGATCGGGCCAATTGGGCGCGGTGGATAA
- a CDS encoding OmpA family protein, with amino-acid sequence MFARHYLILFCLALLSSGCGRLVFKPDQPNNAVVQQQMQTLAQQNQEYQSRAQQLDTDNQELESLLAQSRQQIQLLNDEVVATRQQLKTTTDQLVAMQSDNRELRTKTSALVASTQKRVGAEIRANNSLLKNLTVGDMPGVSVRQDGDVVRVEIEGDRVFMPGSPYLQNGADAILVSVAQDLRRNFPDHIIGVEGHTDDRETHSQQFPTNHHLSAAQSLAAYNLLVERRTMPATQLFVIGHGPNHPIVSNASDEGRRRNRRLEMVVYPERMARR; translated from the coding sequence GTGTTTGCTCGACATTATCTCATCCTGTTTTGCCTTGCCCTGCTTTCCAGCGGCTGCGGGCGGCTTGTGTTTAAGCCGGACCAGCCGAACAACGCGGTTGTGCAGCAACAGATGCAGACCCTCGCGCAACAGAATCAGGAATACCAAAGTCGCGCGCAACAGTTAGACACGGACAACCAAGAACTCGAATCACTGCTCGCCCAATCGCGACAGCAGATTCAACTGCTCAATGACGAAGTCGTTGCGACACGCCAGCAACTCAAGACGACCACCGATCAGCTCGTCGCGATGCAGTCAGACAATCGCGAATTGAGGACGAAGACGTCCGCGCTGGTTGCATCAACGCAAAAACGTGTCGGTGCGGAAATCCGCGCCAACAACAGTTTGCTGAAGAATCTCACCGTTGGTGATATGCCAGGCGTAAGCGTTCGACAAGATGGGGATGTCGTCCGTGTTGAGATCGAAGGGGACCGCGTCTTTATGCCCGGCAGCCCTTACTTACAGAACGGGGCCGACGCCATTCTCGTAAGCGTTGCTCAGGACCTCCGCCGCAACTTCCCGGATCACATCATCGGCGTGGAAGGCCACACTGACGACCGCGAGACACACTCGCAGCAGTTCCCCACCAACCATCACCTCTCTGCCGCCCAGTCTTTAGCGGCTTATAATCTGCTGGTTGAACGCCGCACGATGCCGGCGACACAGCTCTTCGTGATTGGCCACGGACCGAACCACCCGATCGTGTCTAACGCGAGCGACGAGGGCCGTCGGAGGAATCGCCGACTGGAGATGGTTGTCTATCCCGAGCGGATGGCCCGTCGCTAG
- the epsC gene encoding serine O-acetyltransferase EpsC, giving the protein MATDFSLKDQLPDITERLVRTYEELGTINHLDHCPLPNYEEVIESVKELTEILYPGYRRREGLHYGNVQYYVGELLDRLHDRLTRQIGRALRHEAGATSECDGDTDYEALGQAKTLQFLNELPRIRELLATDVQAAYDGDPACKTPDEVIFCYPGLEAITVYRLANLLYQLEIPFIPRMMSEWAHMRTGIDIHPGATIGKYFFIDHGTGVVVGETCEIGDHVKLYQGVTLGALSFPTDGEGNLVRDQKRHPTIEDGVVVYANATILGGNTVVGHDSVIGSSVWLTYSVDPHTTVLLEKPKLKLRAESHA; this is encoded by the coding sequence ATGGCTACTGACTTTAGTTTGAAGGATCAACTCCCCGACATCACCGAGCGGCTCGTTCGCACGTACGAAGAACTCGGTACGATTAATCACCTCGATCATTGCCCGCTACCGAATTATGAGGAAGTGATCGAGTCCGTCAAAGAACTCACTGAGATTCTCTATCCAGGCTACCGTCGCCGCGAAGGACTCCACTATGGGAATGTCCAATACTACGTTGGCGAGCTTCTCGATCGATTGCATGACCGGCTAACGCGTCAGATTGGACGAGCCTTGCGGCACGAAGCAGGTGCCACCAGTGAATGCGACGGGGACACCGACTACGAAGCGCTCGGCCAGGCGAAGACGTTGCAGTTCTTGAACGAGTTGCCCCGCATCCGCGAACTGCTCGCCACTGACGTGCAAGCCGCCTACGATGGCGACCCGGCCTGCAAGACGCCTGATGAGGTGATCTTCTGCTATCCGGGGCTCGAAGCGATCACGGTTTATCGCTTGGCGAACTTGCTTTACCAACTCGAGATTCCCTTCATCCCACGCATGATGAGCGAATGGGCGCACATGCGCACGGGGATCGATATTCATCCCGGGGCTACGATTGGCAAGTACTTTTTCATCGATCACGGCACGGGTGTCGTCGTCGGTGAAACCTGCGAGATTGGTGACCATGTCAAGCTCTACCAGGGTGTCACTCTCGGTGCGTTGAGCTTCCCCACCGATGGCGAGGGGAACTTGGTCCGCGATCAGAAGCGGCACCCCACAATCGAAGACGGCGTGGTTGTGTACGCGAACGCCACGATCCTCGGTGGCAACACGGTCGTCGGGCACGACTCGGTGATTGGTTCTAGTGTTTGGCTTACCTACAGCGTCGATCCGCACACGACGGTGCTCTTGGAGAAGCCGAAGTTGAAGCTGCGGGCTGAGTCTCACGCTTAA
- the hisA gene encoding 1-(5-phosphoribosyl)-5-[(5-phosphoribosylamino)methylideneamino]imidazole-4-carboxamide isomerase: MEIWPAIDLINGRCVRLQQGDYERETVFSDDPAAMARSFEEEGAKHLHLVDLDGAKAGKPCNTEVIRKIVESVDMQCEVGGGVRDEDAIITLLDAGLSRVVLGTAALKQPEWFREMCAKYPQRLALGIDARDGFVATEGWLETSETNAIEMAGQFAGIPLAAIIYTDIATDGMMQGPNTAAMAEMQRAVDVPVVASGGVTTVDDVAALAQAGLAAAIIGRALYEETILLPDALAAAN; this comes from the coding sequence ATGGAAATCTGGCCAGCCATTGATCTCATCAACGGACGTTGCGTCCGTCTGCAACAAGGCGACTACGAGCGAGAGACCGTCTTCTCCGACGACCCAGCAGCGATGGCTCGCAGCTTTGAAGAAGAGGGCGCAAAGCACCTCCACTTGGTCGATCTCGATGGTGCGAAGGCGGGCAAGCCCTGCAACACGGAAGTGATTCGCAAGATCGTCGAAAGCGTCGACATGCAGTGCGAAGTGGGAGGCGGAGTTCGCGATGAGGACGCTATCATCACACTGCTCGATGCGGGCCTGTCTCGCGTCGTTCTTGGGACCGCTGCGCTGAAGCAGCCCGAATGGTTTCGCGAGATGTGTGCGAAGTATCCCCAGAGACTCGCCCTGGGAATCGACGCGCGTGATGGTTTCGTTGCCACCGAAGGCTGGCTCGAAACAAGCGAAACAAATGCCATCGAGATGGCGGGGCAGTTCGCGGGGATTCCGTTAGCGGCAATCATCTACACGGACATCGCGACCGATGGGATGATGCAAGGCCCAAACACCGCGGCAATGGCTGAGATGCAACGCGCTGTGGACGTGCCGGTCGTTGCCTCGGGCGGCGTCACAACGGTCGATGACGTCGCGGCACTGGCGCAGGCTGGTTTGGCAGCTGCGATCATCGGGCGCGCACTTTATGAAGAGACGATCTTGTTGCCGGACGCTCTCGCAGCGGCAAACTGA
- a CDS encoding shikimate kinase — MSSSCLALIGYRGTGKTTVAQQLARMLGWDWVDADVEIELAAGKSIAAIFADEGEQAFRDREVEVVAALLEREKTILSCGGGAILREATRERLKSCRGVVWLKASVETIHSRVSDDQTTADRRPNLTNAGGRTEIEEVLAARTPLYAECATLEVDTEDKAPAEIAEEILGKLGLVS; from the coding sequence GTGTCGTCGAGTTGTCTAGCACTGATCGGTTATCGTGGCACCGGTAAGACTACAGTGGCGCAGCAGTTAGCGCGAATGCTTGGGTGGGACTGGGTCGACGCAGACGTTGAGATCGAACTAGCGGCAGGCAAGTCAATTGCAGCGATCTTTGCGGATGAGGGTGAGCAAGCGTTTCGCGACCGTGAGGTCGAAGTCGTTGCGGCTCTTCTCGAACGTGAGAAAACGATTTTGTCTTGCGGTGGAGGGGCGATCCTGCGGGAAGCGACCCGCGAACGACTCAAGTCTTGCCGCGGTGTCGTTTGGCTGAAGGCATCCGTGGAGACGATCCACAGTCGTGTCTCCGACGATCAAACAACCGCCGACAGGCGTCCTAACCTGACTAATGCGGGCGGTCGGACCGAGATCGAGGAGGTTCTGGCAGCCAGAACGCCTCTTTACGCGGAGTGTGCTACCCTTGAGGTCGATACCGAAGATAAGGCCCCTGCGGAAATCGCCGAAGAGATTCTCGGCAAGTTGGGGCTGGTATCTTGA
- the hisH gene encoding imidazole glycerol phosphate synthase subunit HisH: MRTSVGWDDSYLRHRNPRSGLMIAIVDYQMGNLRSVQKGFERMGHAAEITGDPVTLSKAEKLVLPGVGAFSDAIAELHRRELVTPIKDAITAGKPMLGICLGLQMLFEVGHEDGQHEGLGILKGEVVRFDIPHGYKVPHMGWNQVHYQNQPPIFAGIPDESHFYFVHSYHVKPSNEAVVAGTASYPDPFCAMVWQENLFATQFHPEKSQEMGLRILKNFAEYERA, encoded by the coding sequence ATGCGAACTTCCGTAGGTTGGGACGACTCCTATCTGCGGCATCGCAACCCGAGAAGCGGCTTAATGATTGCAATTGTTGACTATCAGATGGGCAACCTCCGTAGCGTTCAAAAGGGTTTTGAACGTATGGGGCACGCTGCCGAAATCACCGGCGATCCGGTGACGCTCAGCAAAGCAGAGAAGCTCGTTCTCCCGGGAGTAGGTGCCTTCTCAGACGCCATCGCTGAGCTTCACCGGCGCGAGCTGGTCACCCCCATCAAGGACGCGATTACCGCGGGGAAACCGATGCTCGGCATCTGCTTGGGCCTGCAAATGCTCTTCGAGGTTGGTCACGAAGATGGCCAACACGAGGGGCTGGGCATTCTCAAGGGAGAGGTCGTCCGCTTCGACATTCCCCATGGCTACAAAGTGCCGCACATGGGTTGGAACCAAGTCCATTACCAAAACCAACCGCCGATCTTCGCAGGCATACCGGACGAGAGCCACTTCTACTTTGTCCACTCCTACCACGTGAAACCCAGCAACGAAGCCGTTGTTGCGGGAACGGCTTCTTATCCAGATCCCTTCTGTGCGATGGTCTGGCAAGAAAACCTTTTTGCCACACAATTTCACCCCGAGAAGAGCCAGGAGATGGGGCTGCGGATCCTGAAGAATTTTGCCGAGTATGAACGTGCATAG
- a CDS encoding ABC transporter permease yields the protein MLAGPIYRVELVSVSRRTRYYVMRVIYALILFFILWMSYSTMTSFGRVTGQPISIRQASHMATGFFISFSWVQLLGILLVAPAMAVGTIATERERRTIEYLFVSDLSNLEIVLGKTLARLTLIGKFLLVALPILFLFRMLGGIPADLLAGSFLIGGSTVLLVTAISVAVSVWSPKSRDAMIRVYLLMAVLFLLPLILLVFTQGALRNVAGSPWLNFVQDSLEAVISLNPIYVLGEAMGNRFAAGATFDFSPLLEMAGWHLAISLTCITLATWAVRRVHLGASSKGEKSDQSDGLSLFQTISRGWRPALGDRPMIWKEAFAGTAKTRFGWLGLITGTLIVLTIFGLTVYAFVESLGYQRSYSSKRDYFGFMAGLVGAVGSLLLISLSSRAAGSITQEKESDCWLSLLATPLTGSEILAGKVLGSFYAMRWGIVPLAFAWLLAAFLNPGYFAAAIPFMLTAIACASFAAMLGLYFSLRSKTTLQASASTIATLIVVGGGYMLCCCGVIGVTGGQGGEQLMTIALAPCMPYLLGFPSSFGLWWNEVGTGGDQFFRFVISYMLGTIGYGIASFVLWRSIVEQFERIAGRTHGRPKVGAHDGADLTIGRR from the coding sequence ATGCTTGCTGGTCCGATCTACCGCGTCGAACTCGTCAGCGTTTCACGCCGCACACGCTACTACGTGATGCGAGTTATCTACGCTCTGATACTCTTTTTCATTCTCTGGATGAGCTACAGCACCATGACGTCGTTCGGACGGGTGACCGGCCAACCGATCTCCATTCGGCAGGCCTCGCATATGGCGACCGGGTTCTTTATCTCATTTAGCTGGGTTCAATTGTTGGGGATTCTTCTCGTTGCGCCGGCAATGGCTGTAGGAACGATCGCGACTGAGCGGGAACGGCGGACTATTGAGTACTTGTTCGTGAGCGATCTCTCAAACCTCGAAATTGTCTTGGGGAAGACGCTCGCTCGCTTAACGCTGATCGGCAAGTTCTTGCTGGTGGCGCTGCCGATCCTGTTTCTCTTCCGCATGTTGGGAGGCATCCCGGCGGATCTGCTTGCAGGATCCTTCCTCATTGGTGGAAGTACCGTGTTGCTAGTGACCGCAATCAGTGTGGCGGTTTCCGTGTGGTCTCCCAAATCACGCGATGCCATGATTCGGGTTTATCTGTTGATGGCAGTACTCTTTCTACTCCCCTTGATTCTATTGGTCTTTACGCAGGGAGCGCTTCGCAACGTCGCCGGTTCCCCTTGGCTCAACTTCGTTCAGGATAGTTTAGAGGCAGTGATCTCGCTCAACCCAATCTATGTGCTTGGGGAAGCCATGGGCAATCGCTTTGCCGCGGGGGCAACGTTCGATTTTAGTCCCCTCTTAGAGATGGCCGGTTGGCACTTGGCGATTTCGCTTACCTGTATCACGCTAGCGACCTGGGCGGTCCGGCGTGTTCATCTGGGCGCTTCGAGTAAGGGCGAAAAGTCTGATCAGAGCGACGGTTTGAGCCTCTTTCAGACGATAAGCCGTGGTTGGCGGCCCGCTTTAGGTGACCGCCCGATGATTTGGAAAGAGGCCTTCGCGGGCACGGCGAAAACACGGTTTGGCTGGCTCGGGCTCATTACAGGCACGTTGATCGTGCTGACGATTTTCGGACTAACGGTTTATGCATTCGTCGAATCGCTAGGCTATCAACGAAGCTATTCGTCGAAGAGAGATTACTTTGGATTCATGGCTGGGTTGGTGGGCGCAGTCGGGTCATTATTATTGATCTCACTCTCTTCGCGGGCTGCAGGTTCAATCACGCAGGAGAAAGAGAGTGATTGCTGGCTCTCACTGCTGGCGACACCACTTACCGGAAGTGAGATACTCGCTGGGAAAGTCTTGGGGAGCTTCTACGCCATGAGATGGGGCATCGTGCCACTGGCGTTCGCTTGGCTTTTGGCTGCTTTCCTCAATCCAGGATATTTCGCAGCCGCGATCCCTTTCATGCTCACGGCGATTGCCTGTGCTAGCTTTGCAGCAATGCTCGGCCTCTACTTCTCCCTCCGATCGAAAACGACCCTCCAGGCGTCGGCGTCAACGATTGCCACGCTCATCGTTGTCGGTGGCGGCTACATGCTCTGCTGCTGTGGCGTCATTGGAGTCACAGGTGGCCAAGGTGGCGAGCAGCTCATGACCATCGCACTCGCCCCTTGCATGCCATATCTTCTAGGTTTCCCAAGTAGCTTCGGGTTATGGTGGAATGAAGTTGGCACCGGGGGTGACCAATTTTTTCGCTTCGTGATTTCTTACATGCTGGGAACTATCGGTTACGGCATCGCCAGCTTTGTCCTGTGGCGTTCGATCGTCGAGCAGTTCGAACGCATAGCTGGGCGTACCCATGGGAGACCTAAGGTCGGAGCCCATGATGGAGCTGACCTCACGATTGGAAGACGTTGA
- a CDS encoding A24 family peptidase, which produces MPPTLALLLVFALGLALGGLVNWATYTLAWNPRPISPWSEPPEKVPPRTWLDRVPVYGWMRLSREAGVHGRVFWVRPLIVEMAMAVVLAWLYWWEVDQQGLVRTQFAWLFPGERLANLPKVPTWTTYCTFFSHTILITLMAAASLIDIDEKIIPDEITVIGTLVGLLLAAALPMALLPQVAAREVPAPTAVEIELPAGLRHPPTGDAYLEPTTWYGPNSSRTLNKFVSSWQGLVTGLACWSLWLVALTPRIWRGKRGFSRTVAIIAARVLRELCRGPLAWIGSIGTAAIIGVWLLGGDHWNGLLSALVGMIGGGAMVWATRIVGSLAMQREAMGFGDVTLMMMVGAFLGWQAGVVIFFVAPFAGLVAGIFQLLFFRENEIPYGPYLCLGTLVVMVRWADVWNPKPLGLQELFGAGWFIPAALGVVTLLLGILLWVIHIVKREATRKQA; this is translated from the coding sequence ATGCCGCCCACTCTCGCCTTACTGCTTGTGTTCGCCTTAGGGCTCGCGCTGGGTGGGCTCGTGAATTGGGCGACCTACACGTTGGCTTGGAACCCACGGCCTATTTCTCCTTGGTCGGAACCGCCTGAGAAGGTCCCGCCTCGAACTTGGCTGGATCGGGTTCCTGTTTACGGGTGGATGCGGCTAAGCCGCGAAGCGGGGGTTCATGGGCGTGTGTTTTGGGTGCGGCCTCTTATTGTTGAAATGGCGATGGCCGTGGTGTTGGCTTGGCTTTATTGGTGGGAAGTGGATCAGCAAGGGCTTGTCCGCACACAATTCGCCTGGCTATTTCCTGGGGAGCGTCTGGCTAACTTGCCGAAAGTTCCGACGTGGACGACCTACTGCACATTCTTCTCGCACACGATTCTGATCACCCTGATGGCCGCCGCGAGCTTGATTGATATTGATGAGAAGATCATCCCCGATGAAATCACCGTCATAGGAACCCTCGTTGGCTTGCTGCTTGCCGCGGCACTACCGATGGCGCTACTGCCGCAAGTGGCAGCGCGAGAAGTACCAGCACCGACCGCCGTTGAAATTGAATTGCCGGCGGGCCTAAGACATCCCCCGACAGGTGACGCCTATTTGGAGCCAACGACTTGGTACGGACCAAACTCATCACGTACCCTCAATAAGTTCGTAAGCTCATGGCAAGGATTAGTGACCGGCCTCGCCTGCTGGTCGCTTTGGCTGGTCGCACTAACCCCCAGAATCTGGCGTGGCAAGCGCGGCTTCAGCCGGACGGTGGCCATCATCGCAGCACGAGTGCTACGCGAACTCTGTCGGGGTCCCCTCGCTTGGATCGGTTCAATCGGAACGGCGGCCATCATCGGCGTCTGGCTCTTGGGCGGCGATCATTGGAACGGCCTGCTTTCCGCCCTGGTGGGCATGATTGGCGGCGGAGCGATGGTCTGGGCGACCCGCATCGTTGGTTCGCTCGCCATGCAGCGCGAAGCGATGGGCTTTGGCGACGTGACGCTGATGATGATGGTCGGCGCGTTCCTCGGTTGGCAAGCAGGCGTGGTGATTTTCTTCGTCGCACCGTTTGCTGGCCTGGTGGCTGGCATCTTCCAGCTTCTCTTCTTCCGAGAGAACGAGATTCCCTACGGGCCATACCTCTGCCTGGGCACGCTGGTGGTGATGGTTCGCTGGGCGGATGTTTGGAATCCCAAACCGCTGGGACTGCAAGAACTCTTCGGCGCAGGCTGGTTCATCCCAGCGGCTCTAGGAGTTGTAACTCTCTTGCTGGGAATCTTGCTCTGGGTGATACATATCGTCAAGCGTGAGGCCACAAGGAAACAAGCTTAG